One Pyrus communis chromosome 13, drPyrComm1.1, whole genome shotgun sequence genomic window carries:
- the LOC137713829 gene encoding carboxylesterase 15-like has product MGSLPQIVEDCMGVLQVFSDGSIKRCSLTDINVNIPVIDDGSVAFKDIIFDTKHKLSLRLYKPKSVNLNSKLPVVFYFHGGGFCVGSHVWPNCHNCCIRLSSGLQALVVAPGYRLAPEHKLPAAIDDAVSAVEWLQKEALGESTNDAWIGGTADLNRVFVLGDSSGGNMAHHLAVRLGMGSVKAAPVRVRGYVLLAPFFGGVERTKSEEGPCEALLTLEILDRFWRLSMPAEETRDNPMVNPFGPNSPNLEKVALDPILVVVGGNELLKDRVESYWKKLKDLGKKIEYVEFEGQEHGFLTNDPYSEVSNEALQVIKRFMTETCN; this is encoded by the exons atgggttCCCTCCCTCAAATAGTAGAAGATTGCATGGGAGTTCTCCAAGTCTTTAGCGACGGTTCGATCAAACGCTGCTCCTTAACGGACATAAACGTCAACATTCCTGTCATTGACGACGGCTCCGTGGCCTTCAAAGACATAATTTTCGACACAAAACATAAACTTTCCCTCCGTTTATACAAACCCAAATCAGTAAACCTCAATTCCAAGCTCCCCGTGGTCTTCTACTTCCACGGTGGCGGCTTCTGCGTTGGCTCGCACGTGTGGCCAAATTGCCACAACTGCTGCATCCGCCTATCTTCTGGGCTCCAGGCACTTGTCGTGGCCCCGGGCTACAGGCTCGCTCCAGAGCATAAGCTTCCGGCTGCGATTGATGATGCAGTGAGTGCAGTGGAGTGGCTGCAAAAGGAGGCATTGGGTGAGAGCACGAATGATGCATGGATTGGTGGTACGGCTGACTTGAATCGGGTTTTTGTATTGGGTGACTCTTCAGGTGGAAATATGGCCCACCACCTGGCGGTTCGGCTTGGGATGGGGTCTGTCAAGGCGGCTCCGGTTAGGGTACGGGGGTATGTGCTCCTAGCGCCATTTTTTGGTGGGGTGGAGAGGACAAAGTCAGAGGAAGGTCCTTGTGAGGCATTGCTAACTTTGGAAATACTTGACAG ATTTTGGAGGCTTTCAATGCCAGCAGAAGAAACCAGAGACAATCCAATGGTCAACCCGTTTGGACCAAACAGTCCAAACCTTGAGAAGGTGGCCCTTGATCCCATCTTGGTTGTCGTGGGTGGCAATGAATTGTTGAAAGATAGGGTGGAGAGTTACTGGAAAAAGTTAAAAGATTTGGGAAAGAAAATTGAGTATGTCGAATTTGAAGGACAGGAACATGGGTTTTTAACGAATGATCCATACTCAGAAGTCTCGAATGAAGCTTTGCAAGTTATTAAAAGATTTATGACTGAAACCTGCAACTGA